The DNA region AGCCGAGCACCAGCAATCCGCCGATGATGTGCAGGCCGTGAAGCCCCGTCATCGTAAAATAGGTGGCAAGGTACGTACTGTAGCGAGGAGTGAAGTTCGACCACCATTGGATCTCGCTCTTGGGAATCTCGAGGACCTTCTCCTCTGCGCCGGAGGCCGGGCGGCCGAACACCGATTGGAGCTGATAACCGAAGCTGCCGGCATTCTCCGGATCCGGGAGAATGCGAAGCACGCTGCTCTTTTGCGCCTCCTCCGGAGTCATTTCTAAGTGCCCGGTGATCTCCTGACCGTTATTGAGGATAACCCCGTAGTGGTGGAACTTGTCCTTATATTCCATCGTCTTTACGCAGAGGAAGAGGACCCCGCAGGCCAACGTCGCCCCCAGCCAGCGGCGATAGCTCTGGAACTGGCGCATCTTGAGAGCCGTCCAGGCCATCACCATGGTGATGCTCGAGGTGATCAGAACGAAGGTGTTGAAAAGCCCCATCGGCACGTTCAGCAGGTGGTGAGGCCAATGGGTCGACCCCATCCGCAGAAAGATGTAGGCGGAGAAGAGGCCGCCGAACAGCATCACTTCCGAGGCCAGAAAGAGCCAGATGCCGATTTTTGCGTTGTAGGCGCCGGTATCCGGCCGGGCCGTAACGGTATAAGGAATCTCCATTTCCATCGCTGCTTCCTCTGCGACTAGACGGTGGATGGCTTCGCTTCGGGCCGCCCGCTTTCTTCCTTCACCCACTGGGGCAGGTAATCGCTAGCAGCGCCCGGAACACTGTATTCGTAAGGCCCGCGATAGACAACCATCGGATGGGGGAAGTTGCCATGGCCGGGAGGCGTCGGCGCCGCCCACTCCAGGGTGTTCGCCTGCCAGGGGTTGTCCGAATTCACCTTCCTGCCGTGCCAAATGCTCCAGAAGAAATTGATGATGAACGGAATTTGGCCTAACGCGAGAATCCAGGCCGAAAAGGACATCACTTGATTGAGCCAGAGCACGTTGTGGGCCATCTGCCAGCCGGCCCCGCCGTCGTACCAGCGACGGTGGACTCCGGCAAATCCTTGGATGAGCATCGGGAAGAAGACGCCGTTGAAGAAGATGATCGTCATCCAGAAGTGCACCTTGCCCCAGAATTCGTTCATCATCCGGCCGGTCGCCTTCGGGAACCAGTAGTAGATTCCGGCAAAAAGGCCCAGGATGGAGGCCGGCGCCATCATGTAGTGGAAGTGGCCGATCACGTAGTAGGTGTCGTGCAGGACCATGTCCGAGGCGGTCCAGCCGAGGGGTAATCCGGTCAACCCCCCGATGCCGAACATCGGCAGCCACCCGAGGGCAAAGAGCATGGGGACGGAAAACCGGATCGACCCGCCCCACAGGGAAAGCAGGAGCACCGTTCCCAGCAAAACCGACGGGATCGAAATGATCGTGGTGAAAATCTGGAAGAAGGTGCTGATGCTTTGGCCCATGCCGGTCATGTACATGTGGTGGGCCCAGACGACCATCGAAAGGAATCCGATCGCCAGCATCGAGTAGACGAAGGTCTTATAGCTCCAAAGGGGCTTCCGCGTGTTGTTCGCAAACACTTCTCCGACGATTCCCATCGTGGGCAAAATTTGGACGTAAACCTCCGGGTGCCCTAGGAACCAGAAGAGATGCTGCCAGAGTAGCGCGGAGCCGCCTCCGCTGACCGGCCAGCGGCGCCCTCCGACGATCAGGCCGTCGGGCGAGAAGAAGCTCGTGCCGAAGAGCCGGTCCATGAGCTGCATGAACGCGGCGGATTCCAGCGGCGGAAACGCGAGGAGCAAGAGAAACGCGGTCACGAGCTCCGACCAGACGAAGACCGGAAGGCGCATCCAGTGGAGGCCCGGCGCGCGCAGTTGGATGATCGTGGCGATGATATTGATGGAACCGAGCAGCGACCCCGTAATGTTGAAGGCCATGCCGATCAGCCAGAGAGTCTGGCCGTTGAGGATCGGATGGAAGCCCATTCCCGTATCCACGATGTCGGCCAGGGGCGGGTAGGAGGTCCAGCCCGACTTCGCCGCCCCTCCGGGCACTAGGAAGCTCACCAGCATGATCAGCACACCCGCAAAGAAGGTCCAGAAGCTCGCCATGTTCAACCGCGGAAACGCCATGTCGGGAGCGCCGATCTGCAGGGGAACGACGAAATTGCCAAAGCCGGCAAAGAGCGCAGGGACGATCGCCATGAAGATCATCATCGTCCCGTGGATGGCTCCGAAGGAGTTGTAGAGGTTCGGAGTCATCACCCCGCCCGGAGCAAGGTTGGCCCCGAAAACGGAGGTCAGCAGCGGACCGATCACGG from Methylacidimicrobium sp. AP8 includes:
- a CDS encoding cytochrome c oxidase subunit 3, giving the protein MEIPYTVTARPDTGAYNAKIGIWLFLASEVMLFGGLFSAYIFLRMGSTHWPHHLLNVPMGLFNTFVLITSSITMVMAWTALKMRQFQSYRRWLGATLACGVLFLCVKTMEYKDKFHHYGVILNNGQEITGHLEMTPEEAQKSSVLRILPDPENAGSFGYQLQSVFGRPASGAEEKVLEIPKSEIQWWSNFTPRYSTYLATYFTMTGLHGLHIIGGLLVLGYFWGPGASLYRTNPEHLANRVEVAGLFWHFVDLVWIFLFPTLYLL
- a CDS encoding cbb3-type cytochrome c oxidase subunit I; this encodes MDEVKHKTAQSEGGKGGGVSHGHDHSGHHPELSWWRRYVFSTDHKVIGIQYMITSLLVALFAFGLMIVMRWQLSFPGKPVPVIGPLLTSVFGANLAPGGVMTPNLYNSFGAIHGTMMIFMAIVPALFAGFGNFVVPLQIGAPDMAFPRLNMASFWTFFAGVLIMLVSFLVPGGAAKSGWTSYPPLADIVDTGMGFHPILNGQTLWLIGMAFNITGSLLGSINIIATIIQLRAPGLHWMRLPVFVWSELVTAFLLLLAFPPLESAAFMQLMDRLFGTSFFSPDGLIVGGRRWPVSGGGSALLWQHLFWFLGHPEVYVQILPTMGIVGEVFANNTRKPLWSYKTFVYSMLAIGFLSMVVWAHHMYMTGMGQSISTFFQIFTTIISIPSVLLGTVLLLSLWGGSIRFSVPMLFALGWLPMFGIGGLTGLPLGWTASDMVLHDTYYVIGHFHYMMAPASILGLFAGIYYWFPKATGRMMNEFWGKVHFWMTIIFFNGVFFPMLIQGFAGVHRRWYDGGAGWQMAHNVLWLNQVMSFSAWILALGQIPFIINFFWSIWHGRKVNSDNPWQANTLEWAAPTPPGHGNFPHPMVVYRGPYEYSVPGAASDYLPQWVKEESGRPEAKPSTV